A window of Clostridium sp. 'White wine YQ' contains these coding sequences:
- a CDS encoding asparaginase has translation MKKVAVVFNGGTISMKVDERIKAAVPSLTGEEIMSMVTGIEEFATLETYTFSSLPSPHMTPNMMLQLAKFIEDLLKKEDVDGVVVTHGTDTLEETAYLLDLAIASNKPVVITGSMRSSSELGYDGPSNLAASICTAISEEARGRGVLVCLNGELHTAAEVTKANSMSLNAFRTPNFGPIGIVDDNKVMFYRDKIKGRTFEVDEIEDRVALIKCAAGMDSKLLKFLIESGEKGIVIEALGRGNVPPAMVSGIELAIKNNIPVVVVSRCFEGRVHESYGYLGGGQQLHEMGVIFGDTLPGQKARILLMMCLSITKRIETIRGYFEK, from the coding sequence ATGAAAAAAGTAGCAGTTGTTTTTAATGGTGGAACCATTTCAATGAAAGTAGATGAAAGAATTAAAGCAGCAGTTCCATCCTTAACAGGTGAAGAAATTATGTCTATGGTTACTGGAATTGAGGAGTTTGCAACATTAGAAACTTATACCTTTTCCTCCTTACCTTCACCACATATGACTCCAAATATGATGCTTCAGCTTGCAAAATTTATTGAAGACTTACTTAAAAAAGAGGATGTTGATGGTGTAGTCGTAACTCACGGTACTGATACCTTAGAGGAAACTGCATATCTTTTAGACTTAGCAATTGCTTCAAATAAACCAGTTGTAATAACAGGTTCAATGAGAAGTAGCTCTGAACTTGGTTATGATGGTCCTTCTAATCTAGCAGCGTCAATATGTACGGCAATATCTGAAGAAGCAAGAGGACGAGGAGTTTTAGTATGTTTAAATGGTGAATTGCACACTGCAGCTGAAGTTACTAAAGCAAATTCTATGAGTTTAAATGCATTTAGAACTCCGAATTTTGGGCCAATAGGCATAGTCGATGATAATAAAGTTATGTTTTATAGGGATAAAATAAAAGGCAGGACCTTTGAAGTAGATGAAATTGAGGATAGAGTAGCATTAATAAAATGTGCAGCAGGAATGGATTCAAAACTATTAAAATTCCTAATAGAATCTGGGGAAAAAGGAATAGTAATTGAAGCACTAGGTAGAGGAAATGTTCCTCCAGCTATGGTTTCTGGTATTGAATTAGCTATAAAAAATAATATTCCAGTAGTTGTAGTCTCAAGATGCTTTGAAGGAAGAGTTCATGAATCTTATGGTTACTTAGGTGGAGGACAACAGCTACATGAGATGGGTGTAATATTTGGGGATACTTTACCAGGACAAAAAGCTCGAATCCTACTTATGATGTGTTTAAGTATTACAAAAAGAATAGAAACCATCCGAGGATATTTTGAAAAATAA
- a CDS encoding YicC/YloC family endoribonuclease, protein MAKSMTGFGRATSKEGSERIFTVEMKSVNHRYLDLNIRMPKSMISFEDKIRRCISKKINRGKIDIFINLKDYHKGDQVTRFNETLADSYYNSLLEIEKRYPVKNDISLSLIARFPEVITIEEKEQNLQQLWEELEPLINEAVDMMVDMREVEGLKLKEDILVKCDDIKENVKVIEAASHKLVENYRIKLEERIKELTSNIDIDPNRIATEIAIFADKSAVDEEITRLYSHLNQISKTFSLNEPIGRKMDFIIQELNREANTIASKSYDIDITNIVINIKNTIEKIREQIQNIE, encoded by the coding sequence ATGGCAAAAAGTATGACTGGATTCGGTAGAGCCACTAGTAAAGAAGGTAGTGAAAGAATTTTTACAGTAGAAATGAAAAGTGTAAATCACAGATATCTTGACTTAAACATAAGAATGCCAAAATCTATGATAAGCTTTGAGGATAAAATTAGAAGATGCATATCTAAAAAGATTAATAGAGGCAAAATAGATATTTTTATTAACTTGAAAGATTATCATAAGGGCGATCAGGTTACAAGATTTAATGAAACACTTGCTGATAGCTATTATAATTCGTTATTAGAAATTGAAAAAAGATATCCAGTTAAAAATGATATATCCCTTTCCTTAATAGCTAGATTTCCTGAAGTTATCACAATTGAAGAAAAGGAACAAAATTTACAGCAGCTTTGGGAAGAGTTAGAACCTTTAATTAATGAGGCCGTTGACATGATGGTAGATATGAGAGAAGTTGAGGGCTTAAAATTAAAGGAAGATATTTTAGTTAAATGTGATGACATTAAAGAAAATGTTAAAGTAATAGAAGCAGCATCACACAAGCTTGTAGAAAACTATAGGATAAAATTAGAAGAAAGAATTAAAGAATTAACTTCTAATATTGATATTGATCCAAATAGAATTGCTACTGAGATTGCAATCTTCGCTGATAAATCAGCAGTGGATGAGGAAATTACAAGATTATATTCACATTTAAATCAAATTTCTAAGACATTTTCACTTAATGAACCTATTGGAAGAAAGATGGATTTTATAATTCAAGAGTTAAACAGAGAAGCAAATACAATTGCCTCAAAATCATATGATATAGATATTACTAACATTGTTATTAATATAAAAAATACTATTGAAAAAATAAGAGAACAAATTCAAAACATCGAGTAA
- the remA gene encoding extracellular matrix/biofilm regulator RemA yields the protein MGIKLINIGFGNIVSANRLVAIVSPESAPIKRIIQEARDRGMLIDATYGRRTRAVIITDSDHVILSAVQPETVAHRLSAKDEIIDEVDE from the coding sequence ATGGGAATAAAACTAATTAACATAGGTTTTGGTAATATTGTTTCAGCTAATAGATTAGTAGCAATAGTAAGTCCAGAATCTGCACCAATCAAAAGAATAATTCAAGAAGCTAGGGACAGAGGTATGCTTATCGATGCTACATATGGAAGAAGAACAAGAGCAGTTATTATAACTGATTCAGATCATGTAATTCTTTCAGCTGTTCAGCCTGAAACTGTTGCACATAGATTATCAGCCAAAGATGAAATAATTGACGAGGTTGATGAATAA
- the gmk gene encoding guanylate kinase, whose amino-acid sequence MVNHNRGLLIVISGPSGAGKGTICKELLEKNDNLFISVSATTRNPRAGEVDGVNYYFLDKDSFIEKIEAGDFLEHAEVYGNYYGTPKSKVEEMLLSGKDVILEIDIQGALKVKENSQEGIFVFILPPSMEELKKRIIKRGSETEESLMTRFKSAYQEINYVSTYNYAVVNDEVHEAVKKIESILTAERCRVDRIKENILDSKEGLIHEQLYD is encoded by the coding sequence ATGGTGAATCATAACAGAGGTTTGCTTATAGTGATTTCAGGACCATCAGGGGCTGGGAAAGGTACAATTTGTAAAGAGCTATTAGAGAAAAATGATAACTTGTTTATTTCTGTATCAGCAACAACTAGAAATCCTAGAGCAGGAGAAGTTGATGGAGTTAACTACTATTTTTTAGACAAAGATAGTTTTATTGAAAAAATCGAAGCAGGTGATTTCCTAGAGCATGCTGAAGTATATGGTAACTACTATGGAACGCCTAAATCAAAGGTAGAAGAAATGCTTCTAAGTGGTAAAGATGTCATTTTAGAAATTGATATTCAAGGGGCACTTAAAGTAAAAGAAAATTCTCAAGAGGGTATTTTCGTATTTATTCTTCCTCCATCAATGGAAGAACTAAAGAAAAGAATCATAAAAAGGGGTAGCGAAACAGAAGAATCCCTAATGACTAGATTTAAGTCAGCGTATCAAGAAATTAATTATGTTTCAACATATAATTATGCTGTAGTAAATGACGAAGTTCATGAAGCTGTTAAGAAGATAGAAAGCATTCTTACAGCTGAAAGATGTAGAGTAGATAGAATTAAAGAAAATATATTAGATTCGAAGGAGGGCTTAATTCATGAACAACTCTATGATTAA
- the rpoZ gene encoding DNA-directed RNA polymerase subunit omega: MNNSMINPSIVDLLDKVDNRYSLVIVTSKRARQLIDGQEPRVDVDSKKPLTIAINEVNDQEITFEQVKEGYK; this comes from the coding sequence ATGAACAACTCTATGATTAATCCATCAATTGTAGACCTATTAGATAAGGTTGATAACAGATATTCTTTGGTAATTGTTACTTCAAAAAGAGCTAGACAATTAATAGACGGACAAGAGCCACGTGTAGATGTAGATTCTAAGAAACCATTAACAATTGCAATAAATGAAGTTAATGATCAAGAAATAACTTTTGAGCAAGTAAAAGAAGGTTATAAATAA
- the coaBC gene encoding bifunctional phosphopantothenoylcysteine decarboxylase/phosphopantothenate--cysteine ligase CoaBC: MNKYKVLIGVTGGIAVYKALDLISKLRKHDIEVKVIMTESAEKFVTPLSFQSLSQNMVTTDMFQEPKAWEIQHISLAKWPDLVLIVPATANIIGKVANGISDDMLSTTIMATKAPVYFAPAMNTNMYENPIVQGNISKLKEYGYGFINPDSGRLACGDVGAGKLAAVDDILEVTLSLLNKNEDLNGKKILITAGPTISPIDPVRFITNRSSGKMGYAIAEEARDRGAEVVLVSGPTNIKPPYGIKFIKVNTNEEMKDAVLDNFVTSDIVIKAAAVADYKIAEYSEKKIKKGEGNLNLEFTRDNDILKILGEKKSESQILVGFAAESHDLIENARRKLVNKNLDLIVANDITSNETGFASDDNRVIFITKSNESTVLDKMSKREISKKLLDEIIKISEN, encoded by the coding sequence ATGAATAAATATAAAGTACTAATTGGGGTAACTGGTGGTATAGCTGTATATAAAGCACTAGATCTTATTTCCAAATTAAGAAAACATGATATTGAAGTTAAGGTTATTATGACTGAGTCTGCAGAGAAATTTGTAACTCCTCTTAGCTTTCAATCATTAAGTCAAAATATGGTTACAACAGATATGTTTCAAGAACCAAAAGCTTGGGAAATTCAACATATTTCTTTAGCTAAGTGGCCAGACTTAGTACTTATTGTTCCGGCAACTGCAAATATAATTGGGAAAGTAGCTAATGGTATATCAGATGATATGTTATCTACTACTATTATGGCAACTAAAGCTCCCGTGTATTTTGCACCTGCTATGAATACAAATATGTATGAGAATCCTATAGTTCAAGGAAATATCTCAAAATTAAAAGAGTATGGATATGGCTTTATTAATCCAGATAGTGGAAGACTAGCTTGTGGTGATGTAGGAGCAGGAAAGCTTGCAGCTGTAGATGATATACTTGAAGTTACTTTAAGCCTTCTAAATAAAAATGAAGATTTAAATGGTAAGAAAATACTAATTACTGCAGGACCTACCATTTCACCTATTGATCCTGTTAGATTTATTACTAATAGAAGTTCTGGTAAAATGGGTTATGCAATTGCTGAGGAAGCTAGAGATCGTGGAGCTGAAGTAGTTTTGGTTTCAGGTCCAACAAATATAAAACCGCCTTACGGAATAAAATTCATAAAAGTTAATACTAATGAAGAAATGAAGGATGCTGTTTTAGATAATTTTGTTACAAGTGATATAGTAATTAAGGCAGCTGCTGTAGCTGATTATAAGATTGCTGAATACTCTGAAAAGAAAATTAAAAAGGGTGAAGGTAATCTAAATCTAGAATTCACAAGAGATAATGATATATTAAAAATCTTAGGTGAAAAAAAATCGGAAAGTCAAATATTAGTTGGTTTTGCTGCTGAGAGCCATGATTTAATTGAAAATGCAAGAAGAAAACTTGTAAATAAAAATCTTGATTTAATTGTAGCAAATGATATAACTTCTAATGAAACTGGCTTTGCATCTGATGATAACAGAGTCATATTTATCACTAAAAGTAATGAAAGTACCGTTTTAGATAAAATGAGTAAGCGCGAAATTAGTAAAAAACTTTTAGATGAAATAATTAAGATTAGTGAAAATTAA
- the priA gene encoding primosomal protein N': MYLYAKVVINSDAVSIDKLFTYKIPEETIQDIVVGSRVLVPFGMGNRSYEAFVLSISCEPDTEYKNLKSIIKALDDTPLIDEKGILLFNYLVNNYLCRKIEAIRLIIPTGVMRGVKEKSKEVVILGKEIDGKLKEKESYISIINFITTNEGLYTRSELITKFKLSSYMIGKLLKEGYLSVTKEKIERYNDKDYNFYKSFELNEEQKKAYDEIINSDERLFLIKGVTGSGKTEIYMKLVKEMLSKDKTSLILVPEISLTPQMIERFKGRFGKDVAVFHSKLSLGERYDEWFRVKEGKVKLVVGARSAIFLPFKNLGLIVIDEEHEGTYKSEQNPKYQTKEVADFISQINNCKVVYASATPSVESYYNALNGKYKLIQLNNRVNNKPMPKMKIIDMRQELKNNNRNMFSRELFEKLSHNLDKKEQSIIFLNRRGFSTFVSCRSCGYVYKCPHCDISMTYHNNGYLICHYCGTAKKIEKLCPKCGSKYIKHFGAGTEKVEGEIKKLFPNARVLRMDVDTTRNKDSHEKIYNSFKNGEADILVGTQMISKGLDFPNVTLVGVVAADTTLNLPDYRSGERTYQLITQVAGRAGRGDKLGEVIIQSYTPEHYSLTNALNENYDNLYNEEISARKLLKYPPFGDILLVQCTSKNEALLKDFMRTVNKEVSSLINKDDVDILGPSPCIIGKIKENYRWQLVFKGNLDLNLCRNIKDRVYQLGSNVYNDIKISIDINPNSLI; encoded by the coding sequence ATTTATTTGTATGCAAAAGTTGTTATAAATAGTGATGCAGTTAGTATTGATAAGCTTTTTACTTATAAGATACCAGAAGAAACTATTCAGGATATTGTTGTAGGTTCAAGAGTCTTAGTACCTTTTGGAATGGGAAATAGATCTTATGAAGCATTCGTATTAAGTATATCTTGCGAGCCTGATACTGAATATAAAAATCTCAAAAGTATTATAAAAGCTCTAGATGATACCCCTCTTATAGATGAAAAAGGTATATTATTATTTAATTATTTAGTTAATAATTATCTATGCAGAAAAATTGAAGCAATTCGTTTAATTATACCTACTGGAGTTATGAGAGGAGTTAAGGAAAAAAGTAAGGAAGTAGTTATATTAGGAAAAGAAATAGACGGCAAATTAAAAGAAAAAGAATCTTATATATCAATAATAAACTTCATTACTACCAATGAAGGTCTTTATACAAGAAGTGAATTAATTACAAAATTCAAACTATCTTCATATATGATTGGTAAGTTATTAAAGGAAGGATATCTTTCAGTAACAAAAGAAAAAATTGAAAGATATAATGACAAGGATTATAACTTCTACAAATCTTTTGAACTAAATGAAGAACAAAAAAAAGCATATGATGAGATAATCAATTCTGATGAGAGATTATTTCTTATAAAAGGTGTTACTGGCAGTGGCAAAACTGAAATTTACATGAAGTTAGTCAAAGAAATGCTCAGTAAAGATAAAACTAGCTTAATATTAGTTCCAGAGATTTCATTAACACCTCAGATGATTGAAAGGTTTAAAGGAAGATTTGGAAAAGATGTAGCTGTTTTTCATTCTAAGTTATCCTTAGGTGAAAGATATGATGAATGGTTTAGAGTAAAAGAAGGTAAGGTTAAGCTCGTTGTTGGTGCAAGAAGTGCAATTTTTCTGCCCTTTAAAAACCTTGGCTTAATTGTTATAGATGAAGAACATGAAGGTACTTATAAATCAGAGCAAAATCCTAAATATCAAACTAAGGAAGTTGCAGATTTTATAAGTCAAATAAATAACTGTAAAGTAGTATATGCTTCGGCAACTCCCTCAGTGGAAAGTTATTATAATGCATTAAATGGTAAATACAAATTAATTCAACTAAATAACAGAGTAAATAACAAACCAATGCCTAAAATGAAAATAATTGATATGAGACAAGAACTTAAAAATAATAATAGGAACATGTTTTCTAGAGAATTATTTGAAAAACTTTCTCATAATTTAGATAAAAAAGAGCAAAGTATAATATTTTTAAATAGAAGAGGTTTTTCAACTTTTGTATCCTGCAGAAGTTGTGGTTATGTATACAAGTGTCCGCATTGCGATATTTCTATGACATATCATAACAATGGATATTTAATCTGCCACTATTGTGGTACAGCTAAAAAAATAGAAAAATTATGTCCTAAGTGTGGTAGCAAATATATTAAGCATTTTGGTGCAGGTACTGAAAAGGTAGAAGGGGAAATCAAAAAATTATTCCCCAATGCAAGAGTACTAAGAATGGATGTTGATACCACAAGAAACAAAGATTCTCATGAAAAAATATATAATAGTTTTAAAAATGGAGAAGCTGATATTTTAGTAGGTACTCAAATGATTTCTAAGGGACTTGATTTTCCAAACGTCACCTTAGTAGGAGTAGTAGCTGCAGATACAACTCTTAATCTACCAGACTATAGATCTGGAGAAAGAACTTATCAATTAATAACGCAAGTAGCTGGTAGAGCTGGAAGAGGAGATAAACTAGGAGAAGTAATTATTCAAAGCTATACTCCAGAGCATTATTCATTAACAAATGCATTAAATGAAAATTATGATAATTTATATAATGAAGAGATAAGTGCAAGAAAGCTTTTAAAATATCCTCCTTTTGGAGATATACTTTTAGTGCAATGTACATCAAAGAATGAAGCATTGCTAAAAGATTTTATGAGGACAGTTAATAAGGAAGTGAGCTCATTAATTAATAAAGATGATGTAGACATTTTGGGACCAAGTCCATGTATAATAGGAAAAATTAAAGAAAACTACAGATGGCAGCTAGTTTTTAAGGGAAATTTGGACTTAAATCTATGTAGAAATATAAAAGATAGGGTTTATCAATTAGGCTCAAATGTATATAATGATATAAAGATATCTATTGATATTAATCCAAATAGTTTAATTTAG
- the def gene encoding peptide deformylase: MAKRNIRFAGDELLRKKSRPVDEINERILTLIKDMFETMYDSYGVGLAAPQVGILRRIFVVDTGDNPLVFINPEILETEGSQIDVEGCLSFPNRQEMVERPFKVKVKALNEKGEEFTLEAEELLARAILHENDHLNGVLFVDKIKK; this comes from the coding sequence ATGGCAAAGAGAAACATCAGATTTGCAGGAGATGAACTTTTAAGAAAAAAAAGCAGACCTGTAGATGAAATTAATGAAAGAATTTTGACTTTAATAAAAGATATGTTTGAAACTATGTATGATAGCTATGGGGTAGGTCTTGCAGCACCTCAAGTTGGTATTTTGAGAAGAATATTTGTAGTAGATACTGGTGACAATCCACTAGTTTTTATAAATCCAGAAATACTTGAGACAGAAGGTTCTCAAATTGATGTGGAAGGATGTCTTTCATTCCCTAATAGACAAGAAATGGTGGAAAGACCTTTTAAAGTAAAGGTGAAGGCATTAAATGAAAAGGGAGAAGAATTTACACTTGAAGCAGAAGAACTATTAGCTAGAGCAATCTTGCATGAAAATGATCATCTAAATGGTGTTCTATTTGTAGATAAAATTAAAAAATAA
- the fmt gene encoding methionyl-tRNA formyltransferase — protein sequence MNIVFMGTPDFAVPSLKAIIENHDVKAVFTQPDRPKGRGKKLAMSAVKEEAIKHDVKIFQPEKLKNDLEAIEYLKNLKPDFIIVVAYGQLLTKEILDIPKYACINLHASLLPKFRGAAPLNWAVIKGEKYSGNTTMLMDVGLDTGDMLLKDEVEITENMTAGELHDILMERGAKLLIDTISGFANGSIVPEKQNEEDTCYASMLNKELAKIDWNKSALDIHNMIRGLNPWPIAFTTLDNQNMKIFESEALDNEKVNLKAGEIIDVSKVGLKVSCGKGTLLIKKVQFPNGKPLTIEQYLNGNEINKNIILGI from the coding sequence ATGAATATTGTTTTTATGGGAACCCCAGACTTTGCTGTTCCTTCTCTTAAGGCTATTATAGAAAATCATGATGTAAAAGCTGTTTTTACTCAACCTGATAGACCAAAGGGAAGAGGGAAAAAATTAGCTATGTCTGCTGTAAAGGAAGAAGCAATTAAACATGATGTTAAAATATTTCAGCCAGAAAAGCTAAAAAATGACTTAGAGGCTATTGAATATTTAAAGAATTTAAAACCTGATTTTATTATAGTAGTAGCTTATGGTCAACTATTAACAAAGGAAATATTAGATATACCTAAATATGCATGTATTAATCTACATGCCTCTCTATTACCAAAATTTAGAGGCGCAGCTCCTTTAAATTGGGCAGTAATAAAGGGAGAAAAGTATTCTGGAAATACAACAATGTTAATGGATGTTGGACTAGATACTGGAGATATGCTCCTTAAAGATGAGGTTGAAATTACAGAGAATATGACAGCTGGTGAATTACATGATATCCTAATGGAAAGAGGAGCTAAACTACTTATTGATACAATAAGTGGATTTGCAAATGGAAGTATTGTTCCTGAGAAACAAAATGAAGAAGACACTTGCTATGCTTCAATGTTAAATAAAGAATTAGCTAAAATAGATTGGAATAAAAGTGCACTTGATATTCATAACATGATAAGAGGATTAAATCCTTGGCCAATAGCTTTTACCACTTTAGATAATCAAAATATGAAGATTTTTGAAAGTGAAGCTTTAGATAATGAAAAAGTAAATTTAAAAGCTGGTGAAATCATTGATGTAAGTAAAGTTGGCCTTAAGGTAAGTTGCGGAAAAGGAACTTTACTTATAAAGAAAGTACAATTTCCAAATGGTAAACCTCTTACAATAGAACAATATCTTAATGGTAATGAAATAAATAAAAATATAATTTTAGGAATATAG
- a CDS encoding zinc metallopeptidase, with protein MFYFDPTMIILIPGIILAMWAQSQVSSTFNKYSRVRSFNGLTGAEVARSILDSAGLFDVSIEQVRGSLTDHYNPRTKVLALSEDVYSSTSVAAIGVAAHEVGHAIQHNEKYAPLLIRNAIVPVANFGNYFSWILILIGIFFAATNLMYLGIVFFLAVVIFQLITLPVEFDASRRAIVKLEGRNLLIGDEINGAKKVLKAAAMTYVAAAANAILQLIRLLAIVSRNDD; from the coding sequence ATGTTTTATTTTGATCCAACCATGATAATTTTAATACCAGGGATTATTTTAGCAATGTGGGCACAAAGTCAAGTATCTTCAACTTTTAATAAATATAGTAGAGTTCGTAGCTTTAATGGACTAACCGGAGCAGAAGTAGCTAGAAGCATACTAGATTCTGCCGGCTTATTTGATGTTTCAATTGAACAAGTTAGGGGTTCATTAACTGATCACTATAATCCAAGAACAAAAGTCTTAGCACTATCCGAGGATGTTTATAGCAGTACTTCTGTAGCAGCAATTGGAGTTGCAGCTCATGAAGTTGGTCATGCGATTCAACATAATGAGAAGTACGCACCACTATTAATTAGAAATGCAATAGTTCCAGTAGCAAATTTTGGAAATTATTTTTCGTGGATATTAATATTAATAGGTATATTCTTTGCTGCTACTAATCTTATGTATCTAGGAATAGTTTTCTTCCTTGCAGTTGTAATATTTCAACTTATAACTTTACCAGTTGAATTTGATGCATCAAGAAGAGCAATAGTTAAGCTTGAAGGTAGAAATCTCCTTATAGGTGATGAAATTAATGGAGCAAAGAAAGTTCTTAAGGCTGCTGCTATGACCTATGTAGCTGCTGCAGCAAACGCGATACTACAACTTATTAGATTACTTGCAATTGTAAGTAGAAACGATGATTGA
- the rsmB gene encoding 16S rRNA (cytosine(967)-C(5))-methyltransferase RsmB, with the protein MNSRKLATKVLDSVLHDGAYSNIALNNAFKTADLDVKDKGLVTEIVYGTIKYKQSIDDIISLYVKDINKIDKEIINVLRSAIYQIKYLDKIPPYAAVNEAVNIAKKHSMSSSKFVNGVLRNFLRNKDKEPSFKDNKSKMAFNYSFPKWLVEFFMKQYGEDIAMDILKGLNMTPKITVRVNSLKTNYEELFEELETEGYDVSEGYASPDAIVINRGSSIEGNKAFREGKIFVQDESAMLVSSLLDLEENMKVADLCSAPGGKSTHIAELMNNIGEVYSFDIHSNKLSLIKDNAKRLGIEIIKTEEQDATEYNSSLENTFDRVLLDVPCSGLGIIRKKPEIKWQKDLKSLKEIQSIQKKILDNAWKYLKPGGIMVYSTCTLNKAENEENVRYLLNNNEDCQIEKIYIGTLPNFIYNEEGTLTILPNEYMDGFFIGKLRKRQV; encoded by the coding sequence ATGAATAGTAGAAAACTTGCAACTAAGGTACTGGACTCAGTATTACATGACGGCGCTTACTCTAATATAGCTTTAAATAATGCTTTTAAAACAGCGGATTTAGACGTGAAAGACAAAGGTTTAGTCACAGAAATTGTTTACGGTACTATTAAATATAAACAATCAATAGATGATATTATATCCTTATATGTTAAGGATATAAATAAAATTGATAAAGAGATAATTAATGTACTAAGAAGCGCAATTTACCAAATAAAATATTTAGATAAAATTCCGCCATATGCAGCTGTAAATGAAGCTGTTAATATCGCAAAAAAGCATTCCATGAGTTCCTCGAAATTTGTAAATGGTGTGCTAAGAAACTTTCTAAGAAATAAAGATAAAGAACCAAGCTTTAAAGATAATAAATCTAAAATGGCTTTTAATTATTCTTTTCCTAAATGGTTGGTTGAGTTTTTTATGAAGCAATATGGTGAAGATATAGCCATGGATATTCTAAAAGGGCTAAATATGACACCAAAGATAACTGTTAGGGTAAATTCCCTCAAGACAAATTATGAAGAGCTTTTTGAAGAATTAGAAACAGAGGGTTATGATGTTTCAGAAGGTTATGCTTCACCAGATGCTATAGTTATTAATAGGGGAAGCTCTATTGAAGGAAATAAAGCCTTTAGAGAAGGAAAGATATTTGTTCAAGATGAAAGTGCTATGCTGGTGTCTTCTTTATTAGATCTAGAAGAAAACATGAAAGTTGCTGATTTATGTTCTGCTCCAGGTGGAAAATCAACACATATTGCTGAACTTATGAACAACATAGGTGAAGTTTATTCTTTTGATATTCACTCAAATAAACTTTCGCTTATAAAAGATAATGCTAAACGACTTGGAATAGAAATAATAAAAACAGAAGAACAAGATGCAACAGAATATAACTCATCCTTAGAAAATACTTTTGATAGAGTTTTACTTGATGTTCCTTGTTCAGGTCTAGGAATAATAAGAAAAAAACCAGAGATTAAATGGCAGAAAGATTTAAAATCTCTTAAAGAAATTCAAAGCATTCAGAAAAAAATATTAGATAATGCTTGGAAGTACCTAAAACCAGGCGGGATAATGGTATATTCTACATGTACATTAAACAAGGCAGAAAATGAAGAAAATGTTAGATATTTATTAAATAATAATGAAGATTGTCAAATCGAAAAAATATATATTGGTACTCTTCCAAATTTTATATATAATGAAGAAGGAACTTTAACGATTTTACCAAATGAATACATGGACGGATTTTTCATTGGAAAACTAAGAAAAAGGCAGGTGTAA